A genomic segment from Lates calcarifer isolate ASB-BC8 linkage group LG13, TLL_Latcal_v3, whole genome shotgun sequence encodes:
- the LOC108881377 gene encoding protease-associated domain-containing protein 1: MAAVVRVAALVLYLWSVFMQFSRLSGLGINELLYFRVISPEEIGYIFSAAPAKDFGGDFTSSYEEIFLVPADPADGCSDLKDRDIIQGQVILVERGGCSFVQKARHVEEAGGKAVLIADNAVDNDSQYLDMITDGTTAKPSIPALFLLGRDGMMIRRSLQRQALPWAVISIPVNVSSLASFPLKQPPWTLW; this comes from the exons ATGGCAGCGGTTGTTCGGGTGGCGGCTTTAGTTTTATACCTGTGGAGTGTTTTCATGCAGTTCAGTCGCTTGTCAG GTCTTGGGATCAACGAACTGTTGTATTTCCGGGTCATCAGTCCAGAGGAGATAGGGTACATCTTCAGTGCAGCGCCTGCTAAAGACTTTGGAGGAGATTTT ACGTCATCTTATGAGGAGATTTTCTTGGTACCTGCAGATCCTGCAGATGGTTGCTCAGACCTGAAGGATAGAGATATAATTCAGGGACAAGTGATCCTGGTGGAAAGGGG agGTTGCTCCTTTGTACAGAAGGCCCGACATGTGGAGGAAGCAGGAGGCAAAGCTGTTCTGATTGCTGATAATGCAGTGGACAATGACAGCCAGTACCTTGATATGATCACTGATGGAACCACTGCCAAACCAAGCATACCTGCACTGTTTCTGCTGGGACGTGATGG GATGATGATCAGACGATCTCTTCAGAGACAAGCACTGCCCTGGGCTGTCATCTCTATTCCTGTCAATGTTTCCTCTTTGGCCTCATTCCCTCTGAAGCAGCCGCCATGGACACTGTGGTAG